The genomic DNA TCCACCGTGCGGGCGTGGCGTAACAGGCTTTCGCTGGTGGTCATGCTGTGTAGTATGGCAAGGGCTTCTTCTCGCGTCATCATTGGTAAGGCTGTCTTTTTTGAGACTCCAAAATAAGGATTTTACGCCTCCCTTAAAACATTTATACTTGGGGCGGATTATTCGGGGGCGGTGGCCCGCCTGCGGGTAGCTGCTGCAGCACTGCCTGTAGCTCGGCCCGAAGCATTTTTATCTCCCGCTCAAGGGCCTGTACCTGCTTTGCTCCCGCCACCTCCGTTTCGCTGCTGCCGGCATCCCGGTCGATGAAGAAGGTGGCCAGGGTAGCTGTAAAATAACCGAACACCGCGAACCCGTAAAGGGCCAGCAACAGGCACAGCATGCGTCCCTCCACGGTAACCGGAAAATAATCGCTGCCGATGGAGGTGAGCAGCATGACCGTCCACCACAAGGCATCGCCGTAAGTCCTGAGCCCTTCCTCCTGTTCAAAGGCAAACATGCCTGCCGCCCCCGCTGTGCTCACCACCAGCGTAAGCCCCATCACATAGCCAAAGGCGCGGCGCTGCATGGCTTTGCCCAGGCTGCGCATGCCCCTGTTGATAGACCCAAGCACTTTGACCAGCCGCAGGCCCCGGGCGGCCCGCACCGAGCGCATGATCCGGAACAACCGCGTGACCCGGAACAGGCGCAGCGCCGGCACGAAGAGCGAAATAATGGTGAGTACGTTTTTGCGCAGAAACAGAAGTTTGTGCGGGGCAAGTATAAATTTGAGGGTGAAATCAAGTATAAAGATGATCCAGATAATGGTGCTGCATACCTGCAGCAAAGGGGTGAGGCCCCAGATCAGCTCCACGACCAGCAGTACGAGCCAGATAAATCCCAGCACCACCATCGGGCCCTCCAGGGCGCGCTCTATCCGGTTTAACAGCTTCGATCTTTCCCGTGCAAGCTGGTGTTTCACAGCGGCCTGCTGCTGTTTCTGGTTTGCCATAACGTGATTTTTCCGCCTTCATAAAGTCGCGGCCAGAGTTGGCGGCACTTTGTATTGCCTTAGGGTACGGCAGGGCGGGTACTTCGGTTAGCCGGGGCGGCTCTTAGTCCAGTTTGGCCACTTGTACGTTGTTCCAGAAACCCATTACCCGGTCGTGGCGGCCTACCAGAATGTCGATGCGGTTGCGGATGCGGCTGTTCATTACATCGCGTACCACATACATGCCGTCCAAGTCGTCGGAAATGCCGGTTACCCATAGCGAATCGCCATAACTGATCTCTCCGCCCCAGCGGCTGTGCAGGTCACGGGAAACGGCAATCCAACGTTGTTTTCTGGGATTCTTTTTGTTGATGCGGGAGCCATCTGCCGTGGTATATGGGGTGGCATCGGTCTGGTTTGGCTCGGGGAAGTATACGGAAGCTGAAACGGTTATTGTTTCGGGGGTGGGGGCTTCTTTTAGCTCGGTTTGCTTGGGTTCTTCGGCAGGCCAGGCAAGCGGAGCTTTCTCGACATTCGGAGCGGGGGATTCTGCATTTACTTGGGTAAGCTCGTCAGCAAAAGCTAAGATTACCGATAGCGCTGCTGCCAGCAATTTGTACCTAAACATAAGCATTCCATTTCGTGAAACATCGATTTTAAAATAACAACCCGCTTAAACGACATACTTCCGGAATGGTTTTATGATGTTGCCCAAAAAAGTTTAAAGGCCTTATTTAACTAAAATCATGGTCGTTATAATTTTTCCTATATTTAATAAAAACAAAGGCATAATCATACTATATATCTTTACATATATAATTTATTTAGTGCAATTTATAAGAATTAAATTGCTATTCTTTATTGCAGTTTCCAGCAACATCCAAACCCACCGCCAACGGCACTTAGGGCGCGTTTAACTACCTTACCATTGACTTTGGATTCGGTGGGCGTATGCACCTTACCGCTATACCTTTAGGGCCGCTTCCAACATGCTGAAACAGGTATAGCCCTACCCCGCTGCTCCCTTTTATCCGGGGGCCGAAAGCTATACTTGTATGAGCCCAATATTTTATTTCGGATCAGGGGAAAATAAGCTGCTTTGCCCGGTTGCAGCTGCATAGCAGGGTGCTCCCGAAAAGGCTCCCTCGTTTCAATTTACCTGAACTTCCTGCCGGCGAGGCAAATAAGCTGAAACAGGTGCCAAGTGATAGCGCCGGCAGGTGAAACCCGGGCTGCTTTTGTGCGCTTTGGGGCTTATTTCTTTTGGGTCGGGGATTTTGGCCAGAGCGGCCATTTGGGAGATGCGGATGCCGGCTTTGCAGGCAAACTGAACGTGCTGCTTGCCATATGGAGCACATACGTATGGCGGGTATCCGTTGGCGGCGGGGTTTGGGGCAGCACGTTATACTGCACCAGCAAATGCCGGTAATGGAACCCTAGCGTACTGCTCAGGTGGCGCTGCGCTATACTTGCTTCCAGTGGCTGCGCCAGCGCCTCACTTTCCACTGGCTGCCCTGTGCCATACAGAACGGCAGCGACCAGGCCGGACAGCAAACCGGCCAGATGACCTTCCCAGGAGATGCGCTCTTCTGTGGGGAAAAGCCCGTAAAATAAACCACCATACAAGAACAACACTGCCAGCGATACCGCCATAGCAGCCCGGTTGCGCCGGAGGAATCCGTTAAAAAGCAAATAGCCCGCCATGCCATACACTAGGCCGCTGGCCCCCACATGGTAATTCGGTCGCCCGATCAGCCAGGTCAGCAAGCCACTGAGCACGTAGACTAGCAGCAATACACGCGTGGCCACCGGTCGGTTCATGTATAGGATAAACCCGCTCAGCAGCACCAGCGGAAAGGAGTTGGAAAGCAGGTGGACGAGACCATCGTGGATGAGCGGCGCCGCCAGCACCCCTACCAGCCCAAAAAAGTTGCGGGGCAAAATGCCCAGCCAAGCAAGATCCGCATCCGTAAGGTACGCCAGCAGGCTGATGAGCCACAGCAGGGCCACAAACAGAGTACCCGGCAGAAAACTATAAACAAACAAATCGTCTTCGGCGGTCGTAGTCTTCTGCTGTGCTGTGCGTATGCCTGGTGCCATAGTAGGTTGGGTTGCTTAAATATACTTGAATTGAACAAAAGCCACCTGCTTTCTTTTGGCCCGCTTTCATCGCACTACAAAAAATTAACGTACTGACAGGGGCAGGTGGTATTAACGTCGCTACCATCCGCCTACAGGAGTCACCACGCCGTGCATTAAAAAATTGCACGAAAAAAGGTAGCTGTGGCGTTTAAAAGCAACATGCATACAACGTATTCTCACCCTTTTATACTTGCTAAGCTGCGCAGGCTGCTGTTGCTGCTAATGCCGGCCTGTGTGCTGCTGGCTGGCTGTGAAGGCTCGGATGCGCACCGGCAACGCGCCACTTTAACGAACGAAAGCGCCTTTGCCCCGGCCGAACACGAGCCTTACGTACGGCCAGCCAACTTGATGGCTGCCCTGGACGGAGAGTCGCCGTGGGTCGATTCGGTTTTTAATACCCTCTCTCCTGATGAGCGCATCGCCCAACTCATGATCGTGGAAGCGTTTTCGGACCAGGGGCCGGCGTATGAAGCCGATGTGATGCGCCTGATCAAACAATACAAAGTAGGCGGCATCATCTTTTTCCAGGGAGGACCGGTGCGGCAGGCCATCCTGACCAACCGCTACCAGGCTGCCTCCAAAGTGCCGCTGCTGATCGCGATGGATGCCGAGACCGGCATTGGCATGCGCCTCGACAGCACCGTGCAATATCCTTTTCAACAGATGCTGGGCGCGGTGGAAGATAATGGCCTTATTTATGCGATGGGCGCCGAAGTGGCCGCAGAATTCAGGCGTTTGGGCATGCACATCAACTTTGCCCCCGTTGCCGATATCAACAACAACCCCCATAACCCGATTATCAGTTACCGCTCTTTTGGCGAGAACCGGCTGGATGTAACGGCCAAAAGCCTGGCCTATATGCAGGGCATGCAGGAAAACGGCATCATTGCAACGGCCAAGCACTTTCCGGGCCACGGCGATACAAACGTGGACTCGCACTACGACCTGCCCGTTATCCCCTTTAACCGCTACCGGCTCGACTCGCTGGAGCTCTACCCGTTTAAAGAGCTCATTAAGCACGGCATTGGTGGCATTATGGTGGCCCACATGCACATCCCGCAGCTCGACTCGACTCAGAACCTGCCCTCCACCCTCTCGCGGCCCATTGTTACGGGGCTGATGAAAAAGGAACTGGGCTTTAAGGGACTGATCTTTACCGATGCTATGGTGATGAAGGGCGTAACCAAGTTTTTCCCGCCCGGCGAAGCCGAAGTTCGTGCCCTCATGGCCGGCAACGATGTGCTGGAGCGCCTCAACAGTGTGCCTGTTGCCATCCGGGCCATCCGGGCAGCCATTGCCCGCGGCGACCTGACCCAGGAAAGTATAGACCGCCGCTGCAAGCGCGTATTGGCAGCCAAACAATGGGTGGGGCTAGATGCCTACCGGCCCATCGACCTACGCCACCTGCAGCAGGACCTGCACACAAAAGCAGCTGACAGCACAAACCAGGCCATTGCAGAAGCTTCGCTCACGCTGCTGCGCAACCACCATGTGCTGCCTCTGCGCAAACGCCGCAAGCGGCATATCGCTACGGTTTCGTTCGGCGCTAAAAGCCCGACCGTTTTCCAGCGGAAGATCAACAAGCAACTGGCGGTGAAAGATTTTGTGATTGCGCGCAATGCCGGTGAAAAAGAAACCCGTAAGCTCTGGCAGAAGCTGCAGAAGTATGATCTGGTGGTAGTGGCCCTATATGGCCCGGGCATCCAACCCAGTAATAACCTCGGGTACTCCAAAGAAACCACGGCCCTGGTGAGCAGGCTGGCTACCGCGCAGAAAGCCATCATCACGCTCTTCGACAATGCCTATGCGTTAAACCAGTTTCCGGAGATTGAGAAAAGCAAGGCCCTGCTACTGGCCTACCAGTCGCATTACCAGGCCCAGGAAGCTGCTGCCAAACTCCTGTTCGGCCGTATCCCGGCGCGGGGCAAATTACCTGTTACCGTCAACAGCCACTTTCAGTATGGCGACGGCATCAGCAAAGATAAATCCCTGATCGCCGGGCCCTGAAGTATCCTCAAAGCGTGCTTTGCGTAAGAAGAGCTAAAACAGCTATCATGCACAGGATGTATCATCTAGTAAAGTATACCTGCTTTGCAGGACTTGCCCTTTTACTTTTGGGTTGTGAGAACCGCCGCCAGGTGGAGGGCCAGGAACCGGTAAAGGAACAACAGGAACCAACTGTGAATACTGCCGGGCATGCCGATACCGCCAAAGTGGTTAAAACCGGCGAAACGACAGACGAAAAACTGGAGGAATTGCGGGGCTGGATGAACGAGCAGGCCAACAAAGGCGATACGGCTATCCG from Pontibacter liquoris includes the following:
- a CDS encoding potassium channel family protein, whose protein sequence is MANQKQQQAAVKHQLARERSKLLNRIERALEGPMVVLGFIWLVLLVVELIWGLTPLLQVCSTIIWIIFILDFTLKFILAPHKLLFLRKNVLTIISLFVPALRLFRVTRLFRIMRSVRAARGLRLVKVLGSINRGMRSLGKAMQRRAFGYVMGLTLVVSTAGAAGMFAFEQEEGLRTYGDALWWTVMLLTSIGSDYFPVTVEGRMLCLLLALYGFAVFGYFTATLATFFIDRDAGSSETEVAGAKQVQALEREIKMLRAELQAVLQQLPAGGPPPPNNPPQV
- a CDS encoding rhomboid family intramembrane serine protease, whose amino-acid sequence is MAPGIRTAQQKTTTAEDDLFVYSFLPGTLFVALLWLISLLAYLTDADLAWLGILPRNFFGLVGVLAAPLIHDGLVHLLSNSFPLVLLSGFILYMNRPVATRVLLLVYVLSGLLTWLIGRPNYHVGASGLVYGMAGYLLFNGFLRRNRAAMAVSLAVLFLYGGLFYGLFPTEERISWEGHLAGLLSGLVAAVLYGTGQPVESEALAQPLEASIAQRHLSSTLGFHYRHLLVQYNVLPQTPPPTDTRHTYVLHMASSTFSLPAKPASASPKWPLWPKSPTQKK
- a CDS encoding glycoside hydrolase family 3 N-terminal domain-containing protein; protein product: MIVEAFSDQGPAYEADVMRLIKQYKVGGIIFFQGGPVRQAILTNRYQAASKVPLLIAMDAETGIGMRLDSTVQYPFQQMLGAVEDNGLIYAMGAEVAAEFRRLGMHINFAPVADINNNPHNPIISYRSFGENRLDVTAKSLAYMQGMQENGIIATAKHFPGHGDTNVDSHYDLPVIPFNRYRLDSLELYPFKELIKHGIGGIMVAHMHIPQLDSTQNLPSTLSRPIVTGLMKKELGFKGLIFTDAMVMKGVTKFFPPGEAEVRALMAGNDVLERLNSVPVAIRAIRAAIARGDLTQESIDRRCKRVLAAKQWVGLDAYRPIDLRHLQQDLHTKAADSTNQAIAEASLTLLRNHHVLPLRKRRKRHIATVSFGAKSPTVFQRKINKQLAVKDFVIARNAGEKETRKLWQKLQKYDLVVVALYGPGIQPSNNLGYSKETTALVSRLATAQKAIITLFDNAYALNQFPEIEKSKALLLAYQSHYQAQEAAAKLLFGRIPARGKLPVTVNSHFQYGDGISKDKSLIAGP